From a region of the Branchiostoma floridae strain S238N-H82 chromosome 13, Bfl_VNyyK, whole genome shotgun sequence genome:
- the LOC118429783 gene encoding riboflavin-binding protein-like, whose amino-acid sequence MPGIRSIRTSRTDPAVGLVVSLSMVLIAMLGLAVVTAGQEPVSMIPHCPLFSNRAPRKQHMLSKCKRYREEACCFQEEIDRFFPRVPNPRGASKNCRDHMTSLKCYICSPKQFLFYRNERVTVCEEFCNKWYEACMNATIEGERIGEWYSNGKQFCEGRKFSVMSAKAMEYDFQCYSYNYDEEQGNSSARLFTGWKLAVSNLLCVLAATLVWTPG is encoded by the exons ATGCCAGGCATCAGAAGTATAAGAACTTCACGTACGGACCCTGCAGTGGGACTGGTAGtgtccctgtccatggtgctgatagcCATGCTGGGCTTGGCTGTTGTTACGGCCGGACAGGAGCCGGTGTCCATGATCCCTCACTGTCCGCTGTTCAGTAACCGTGCGCCAAGGAAACAACACATGCTCAGTAAATGTAAAAG ATATCGTGAGGAGGCCTGCTGTTTTCAGGAGGAGATAGACAGGTTCTTCCCCAGGGTGCCAAACCCTAGAGGCGCGAGTAAGAACTGCAGGGATCACATGACGTCCCTGAAGTGTTATATCTGCTCCCCGAAACAATTTCTCTTCTATAGGAACGAGAGGGTGACAGTGTGCGAGGAGTTCTGCAACAA ATGGTACGAGGCGTGTATGAATGCCACCATTGAGGGTGAGCGAATTGGAGAATGGTACTctaacggcaagcagttctgtGAAGGGAGGAAGTTCTCCGTGATGTCCGCCAAGGCCATGGAGTACGACTTCCAATGCTACAGCTACAACTACGATGAAGAACAGGGGAACTCCTCTGCGCGTCTGTTCACTGGATGGAAACTCGCTGTATCCAATCTTCTTTGTGTGCTGGCAGCTACGCTAGTTTGGACACCGGGTTAA